From a region of the Halanaerobium hydrogeniformans genome:
- a CDS encoding carbohydrate ABC transporter permease has product MAKSGSSNLARDEQKLAIKLLIPAFLILVIIALYPLGQVFYTSFTDRTFATARETQFVGLENYRSLLSMTVRELPAVVDEDTGEQMVDEDTGERVYERPIQVLPREPRYRSVYQFNIFGNRYVLGARTPDFIRAVVNTLVFTFFSVFLETILGLGIALVVNSEFKGRGVMRAVMLVPWAVITVVSARMWQWMFQPTRAGLFNMIGTRLGLIDSSYSFLTNTSLQLPSIIAVDVWKTTPFMALLILAGLQLIPNELYEAAEVDGASKFKQFITITLPLLKPSLAVALIFRTLDALRVFDVFQVMLSQRRYSMASYNYFQLISARRMGLASAIGVIIFVIIFAFAILYMKALGVDTE; this is encoded by the coding sequence ATGGCCAAAAGCGGTTCTTCAAATCTGGCTAGAGATGAACAAAAGTTAGCTATTAAATTATTGATTCCAGCATTTTTAATTTTGGTAATTATTGCTCTATATCCACTCGGCCAGGTTTTTTATACTAGTTTTACTGATCGCACCTTTGCTACCGCAAGGGAAACACAGTTTGTTGGTTTAGAAAACTACCGTAGCTTATTATCAATGACAGTAAGAGAATTACCAGCTGTAGTAGATGAAGATACAGGTGAACAGATGGTAGATGAAGATACAGGAGAAAGAGTTTATGAAAGGCCAATCCAGGTTTTGCCAAGAGAGCCCCGATATCGCTCTGTTTATCAGTTTAATATTTTTGGTAATAGATATGTGCTTGGTGCTAGAACACCTGATTTTATCAGGGCTGTGGTTAATACATTGGTTTTCACTTTCTTTTCCGTGTTTTTAGAAACAATTCTTGGCTTGGGAATTGCATTAGTCGTAAACAGTGAGTTTAAAGGACGAGGAGTAATGAGGGCAGTGATGCTTGTTCCCTGGGCTGTTATCACAGTTGTATCTGCAAGAATGTGGCAATGGATGTTTCAGCCAACTAGAGCAGGATTATTTAATATGATTGGAACCCGATTGGGTTTGATAGATAGCAGTTATTCTTTTCTAACAAATACAAGTTTACAACTTCCTTCAATTATTGCTGTTGATGTTTGGAAAACAACTCCATTTATGGCTCTTTTAATATTAGCAGGCTTGCAGTTAATACCAAATGAATTATATGAAGCTGCAGAAGTTGATGGGGCAAGTAAATTTAAACAATTTATAACAATAACACTGCCATTATTAAAACCTTCACTTGCAGTTGCATTAATTTTTAGAACATTAGATGCATTAAGGGTTTTTGATGTATTTCAGGTTATGTTGTCTCAGAGACGATATTCAATGGCAAGTTATAATTATTTTCAATTAATTTCAGCAAGGAGAATGGGATTAGCATCTGCAATTGGTGTTATTATATTTGTGATAATTTTTGCTTTCGCTATACTTTACATGAAAGCTTTAGGAGTTGATACAGAATGA
- a CDS encoding ABC transporter substrate-binding protein translates to MRKNLILVLTLVFIMVFSGFVLAQEQITLTIAGGAVGQEKETTELAAEWYMEENPHVNVEVLDTPDLATDRLGLYLQFLEAESPNVDVYQIDVIWPGDLEEHFLDFYDYGAEEIVDDHFDAIIENNTTPDGRLVALPWFTDAGLLYYRTDLLEKYDRDVPETWSELEETAEYIVEQERAAGNEDFEGFVWQGDAYEGLTCNALEWIYSNNGGDIVSPDGKITINNENAVEMIEMAAGWVGTISPTGVTGMAEEDARSTWEAGNALFMRNWPYAYALGHEEGKATAGNFDVAPLPSGEDGEPAATLGGWNLGASKYSNHPEEAAKLAMFLASERVQKMRAVQATLNPTIESLYEDEEVLEAAPFFGSLYEVFTNAVARPSTVTAPNYNQASELFFQAVHSVLTGQEDALTAVEYLELDLIDLTGFETGDPEY, encoded by the coding sequence ATGAGAAAAAATTTAATCTTAGTTTTGACTTTAGTTTTTATTATGGTATTTAGTGGTTTTGTTTTAGCTCAAGAACAGATTACTCTTACCATTGCTGGTGGGGCAGTTGGCCAAGAAAAAGAAACAACCGAGCTTGCTGCTGAGTGGTATATGGAAGAAAACCCTCATGTTAATGTAGAAGTACTTGATACCCCTGATTTAGCAACAGACAGACTCGGATTATATCTACAGTTTTTAGAAGCAGAAAGTCCAAATGTAGATGTTTATCAGATCGATGTTATCTGGCCTGGTGATTTAGAAGAACACTTCCTGGATTTCTATGACTATGGTGCGGAAGAAATCGTGGACGACCATTTTGATGCAATAATTGAAAACAATACAACACCTGATGGTCGTTTAGTTGCATTACCATGGTTTACAGATGCAGGCTTGTTATACTATAGAACTGATTTATTAGAAAAATATGATCGTGATGTACCAGAAACATGGAGTGAATTAGAAGAAACTGCAGAATATATTGTTGAGCAGGAAAGAGCTGCTGGCAACGAAGACTTTGAAGGCTTTGTCTGGCAGGGAGATGCTTATGAAGGTCTAACTTGTAATGCCCTTGAATGGATTTATTCAAACAATGGAGGAGATATTGTTAGCCCTGATGGTAAGATAACTATCAATAATGAAAATGCAGTTGAAATGATAGAAATGGCTGCCGGCTGGGTTGGTACAATTTCTCCGACTGGTGTAACTGGTATGGCAGAAGAAGATGCTCGTAGCACATGGGAAGCCGGTAATGCACTATTTATGCGTAACTGGCCTTATGCATATGCCTTAGGTCATGAAGAAGGAAAAGCAACTGCTGGTAACTTTGATGTTGCTCCCTTACCTTCTGGCGAAGATGGAGAACCTGCAGCTACTTTAGGTGGCTGGAACTTAGGTGCAAGTAAATATAGTAATCATCCAGAAGAAGCTGCAAAACTTGCTATGTTCTTAGCAAGTGAGAGAGTTCAAAAAATGCGTGCAGTTCAGGCAACATTGAACCCAACAATTGAGTCTTTATACGAAGATGAAGAAGTATTAGAAGCTGCTCCTTTCTTTGGTAGCTTATATGAAGTATTTACAAATGCAGTTGCACGTCCCTCAACAGTAACTGCTCCAAATTATAATCAGGCATCTGAATTATTCTTCCAGGCTGTACATTCTGTCTTAACTGGGCAGGAAGACGCTTTAACAGCTGTAGAATACTTAGAACTTGATTTGATAGATTTAACTGGTTTTGAAACAGGAGACCCAGAATATTAA
- a CDS encoding LacI family DNA-binding transcriptional regulator has translation MDVTMKDVAKLAGVSLSTVSRVLNDSSLVREETALKVKKAVEKLDYQINDSARILRTNTSNLIGVIGAGMEHPFLANLLKGIEAEAREKGYALIYGDSDGEFEKEQNYLNIMKQKKIDGIILITTNYYNDLLNIVKNYQIPVVFASGYISDPEISCVTVDNVAAAYDIVEYLCRAGHKEIAFIKGPDLDLLASQERLRGVKLALRMSKIKYDSQKFIEGDFTFESGYSAAAKIIDRFPNTSAIFAFNDEMAIGAIRYLAEQQIKVPEEISVVGFDGIEMGEYVKPSLTTIKQSGYELGLKSIELLNKIIEGQEVEDNKVFIPHKLVVRESTNKLNKLNLKKEVENTKLN, from the coding sequence ATGGATGTTACTATGAAAGATGTAGCAAAATTAGCAGGAGTTTCATTAAGTACTGTTTCACGAGTTTTAAATGACAGCTCACTAGTTAGAGAAGAAACTGCTCTTAAAGTAAAAAAAGCAGTAGAAAAACTTGATTACCAAATTAATGACTCTGCTCGTATATTGAGAACAAATACAAGCAATTTAATTGGTGTAATTGGAGCTGGTATGGAACATCCATTTTTGGCAAATTTACTAAAAGGAATTGAGGCTGAAGCCAGAGAAAAAGGTTATGCCTTAATTTATGGTGATTCTGATGGAGAATTCGAAAAAGAACAAAATTATCTAAATATTATGAAACAAAAAAAGATTGACGGTATTATCTTGATTACTACAAATTATTATAATGATTTACTGAACATAGTTAAAAACTATCAAATACCTGTTGTTTTTGCTTCTGGTTATATAAGTGATCCAGAAATATCATGTGTTACAGTAGATAATGTGGCAGCTGCTTATGATATTGTTGAATATTTATGCAGGGCTGGACATAAAGAGATCGCTTTTATTAAAGGGCCTGATCTTGATTTATTAGCAAGTCAGGAACGTTTAAGAGGTGTTAAGCTGGCCTTGCGGATGAGCAAGATAAAATATGATTCGCAAAAGTTTATAGAAGGTGATTTTACTTTTGAAAGTGGCTATTCAGCTGCTGCAAAAATCATTGATCGTTTCCCAAATACTTCAGCTATTTTTGCATTTAATGATGAGATGGCAATCGGTGCAATTAGATATTTAGCCGAACAGCAAATCAAAGTACCAGAAGAGATATCTGTAGTTGGTTTTGATGGAATTGAAATGGGTGAATATGTAAAACCTTCCTTGACAACCATAAAACAATCAGGTTATGAACTTGGTCTTAAAAGTATAGAATTATTAAATAAAATAATTGAAGGCCAGGAGGTAGAAGATAATAAGGTTTTTATACCACATAAACTTGTGGTTAGAGAAAGTACAAATAAATTAAATAAACTTAATTTAAAGAAGGAGGTGGAAAATACAAAACTTAATTAA